A window of Candidatus Methylomirabilota bacterium genomic DNA:
CCGAGGGGCTCGATCTGGGCGGCGCCCAGACCGCTCGGCCAGATCGCCGGCCCACCAGGCGGCCAGAAAGCCGACGGCGAGGATGGCGAACGCCCGAGTACCTGGAACCCGTAGCGGATCACGAGGTCGATGATCAGGTCCTGCGCAGGCATGAGAGTCCCTCCCTGGTCGTTCCGGTCACCGCTTGCCGAAGACCTCTTTGAGGAGCTCGGTCGTGCGGGCCGCAGGCTCGAGGCGAATCTGCCGCTCCTGCTCCCCGAGCACGTGGAAGAGCCCGTCGAGCGCCTTGTCCGTCACGTAGCCGTCGACGTCGAACGCCTGGGTCTTGACGAAGGGGAGGGCCTCGAAGCGCCCGACGAGCTCCTGGTAGCGTCGAGTCACCCCCACCTCGTTCATCGAATGGCTGATCACAGGC
This region includes:
- a CDS encoding DUF4197 family protein: PVISHSMNEVGVTRRYQELVGRFEALPFVKTQAFDVDGYVTDKALDGLFHVLGEQERQIRLEPAARTTELLKEVFGKR